The following coding sequences are from one Oryzisolibacter sp. LB2S window:
- a CDS encoding DUF4124 domain-containing protein, whose protein sequence is MLAVGLPETWAQPAKSPQEVYTCIDRQGRRITSDRPIAECTDREQRVLDHTGTERRRLGPTLTEHERAAQEVQRRREAEERARIAEERRRERVLMARYPDEATHQAERDAAIDQVEEVIVVAHKRIQALKAERRRLDQELEFYRGDTNKAPVKLQRQFADNDRDIAEQQRFLTMQDLEKRRIHQRFDAELAQLRQLWAAQRASSQQWGPSPIAAPPQK, encoded by the coding sequence CTGCTGGCCGTTGGCCTGCCTGAGACCTGGGCGCAGCCGGCCAAGTCGCCGCAGGAGGTCTATACCTGCATCGACCGCCAAGGCAGGCGCATCACCTCGGACCGGCCGATTGCCGAATGCACGGACCGCGAGCAGCGCGTGCTGGACCACACGGGCACGGAACGCCGTCGCCTCGGCCCCACGCTCACCGAACACGAGCGCGCGGCGCAGGAGGTGCAGCGCCGCAGGGAGGCCGAGGAGCGCGCGCGCATCGCCGAGGAGCGTCGGCGCGAACGCGTGCTCATGGCGCGCTATCCCGACGAGGCCACGCACCAGGCCGAGCGCGATGCGGCGATCGACCAGGTCGAAGAGGTCATCGTGGTCGCGCACAAGCGCATACAGGCGCTGAAGGCCGAGCGCAGGCGTCTGGACCAGGAGCTTGAGTTCTACCGGGGCGATACGAACAAGGCGCCCGTGAAGCTGCAGCGCCAGTTCGCGGACAACGACCGCGACATCGCCGAGCAGCAGCGCTTTCTGACCATGCAGGATCTGGAGAAGCGCCGCATCCACCAACGCTTCGATGCCGAACTGGCCCAGCTGCGTCAGCTCTGGGCGGCGCAGCGCGCCTCGTCCCAGCAATGGGGCCCAAGCCCCATCGCGGCGCCGCCGCAAAAGTAA
- the pyrE gene encoding orotate phosphoribosyltransferase, whose amino-acid sequence MVKDSAQDPGRDALAQDFVRFAVESGVLRFGEFKTKAGRMSPYFFNAGLFDDGAKMGRLAQFYAQALLASGMEFDMVFGPAYKGIPLAATVAVELARLGKNVPFAYNRKEAKDHGEGGTLVGAPLAGRVLIVDDVMSAGTAARESIALIRAAGATPHAIAIALDRQEMATEDGKDVAHSAVQYVQRTLGMQVCAIAKLADLLQYLAADGGDAQMHAHHERVLAYRQRYGVED is encoded by the coding sequence ATGGTGAAAGACAGCGCACAAGACCCCGGGCGGGATGCACTGGCGCAGGACTTTGTGCGTTTCGCGGTCGAATCCGGCGTGCTGCGCTTTGGTGAGTTCAAGACCAAGGCGGGGCGCATGAGCCCGTATTTCTTCAACGCCGGGCTGTTTGACGACGGCGCCAAGATGGGCCGGCTCGCGCAATTCTATGCACAGGCGCTGCTGGCCAGCGGCATGGAGTTCGACATGGTGTTCGGCCCGGCCTACAAGGGCATACCGCTCGCCGCCACGGTGGCGGTGGAGCTCGCGCGGCTGGGCAAGAACGTGCCCTTTGCCTACAACCGCAAGGAGGCCAAGGACCATGGCGAGGGCGGCACGCTCGTGGGCGCGCCGCTTGCGGGCCGGGTGCTCATCGTCGACGATGTGATGAGCGCGGGCACGGCCGCGCGCGAGTCGATTGCGCTCATCCGCGCCGCGGGTGCCACACCGCATGCCATCGCGATTGCGCTCGATCGCCAGGAAATGGCCACCGAGGACGGCAAGGATGTCGCGCACAGCGCGGTGCAATATGTGCAGCGCACCCTTGGCATGCAGGTTTGTGCCATCGCCAAACTCGCCGACCTGCTGCAATATCTGGCTGCCGATGGGGGCGACGCGCAGATGCATGCCCACCACGAGCGCGTGCTGGCCTATCGCCAGCGCTATGGCGTGGAAGACTGA
- the gatB gene encoding Asp-tRNA(Asn)/Glu-tRNA(Gln) amidotransferase subunit GatB gives MTAKLIHGYEVVIGFETHAQLATQSKIFSRASTAFGAEPNTQACAVDLALPGTLPVMNRAAVACAIKLGLALGSHIAPASVFARKNYFYPDLPKGYQISQFEIPVVQGGEVSFFLGEEKKTVRLVRAHLEEDAGKSLHEEFHGMSGIDLNRAGTPLLEIVTEPDMRSTEEAVAYAKALHQIVTWIGICDGNMQEGSFRCDANVSVRKPGQPLGTRREIKNLNSFRYMQQAIDYEIRWQIEQLEDGYAIQQATVLFDPDTGETRAMRTKEDAADYRYFPDPDLPPLVVAPEWIERVKAEMPELPQAMAARFVEQYGLPEYDATTLTQSQAMAAYFEDAAKGCSQPKLASNWVMGEISRRLNAEEIGMEAVKVTSAQLAALIGRIQDGTISNNAARQVFEALWTGEGQDVDAIITAKGLKQMNDTGALEKIIDEVIAANPANVEQYKAGKDKAFNALVGQVMKASKGKANPQQVNELLKAKLA, from the coding sequence ATGACCGCGAAACTCATCCATGGCTACGAGGTCGTCATCGGCTTCGAGACCCACGCCCAGCTGGCCACCCAGTCCAAGATCTTCAGCCGCGCCAGCACCGCCTTTGGCGCCGAGCCCAACACCCAGGCCTGCGCCGTGGACCTGGCCCTGCCCGGCACGCTGCCGGTGATGAACCGCGCGGCCGTCGCCTGCGCTATCAAATTAGGATTGGCACTCGGCTCCCACATTGCGCCGGCGAGCGTTTTTGCGCGCAAGAACTACTTCTATCCGGACCTGCCCAAGGGCTACCAGATCAGCCAGTTCGAGATCCCCGTGGTGCAGGGCGGCGAGGTGAGCTTCTTCCTGGGCGAGGAGAAGAAGACCGTACGCCTGGTGCGCGCCCACCTCGAGGAGGATGCGGGCAAAAGCCTGCATGAGGAATTCCACGGCATGAGCGGCATCGACCTGAACCGCGCCGGCACGCCGCTCCTGGAGATCGTGACCGAGCCCGACATGCGCTCGACCGAGGAAGCCGTGGCCTACGCCAAGGCGCTGCACCAGATCGTCACCTGGATAGGCATCTGCGACGGCAACATGCAGGAAGGGAGCTTTCGCTGCGACGCCAACGTCTCGGTGCGCAAACCCGGCCAGCCGCTGGGCACGCGCCGCGAGATCAAGAACCTCAACAGCTTCCGCTACATGCAGCAGGCGATCGACTACGAGATCCGCTGGCAGATCGAGCAGCTCGAGGACGGCTACGCCATCCAGCAGGCCACGGTACTGTTCGACCCCGACACGGGCGAGACGCGCGCCATGCGTACCAAGGAGGACGCGGCCGACTACCGCTACTTCCCCGACCCGGATCTGCCGCCGCTGGTCGTCGCGCCCGAGTGGATAGAGCGCGTCAAGGCCGAGATGCCCGAGCTGCCGCAGGCCATGGCCGCACGCTTTGTTGAGCAATACGGCCTGCCCGAGTACGACGCCACCACGCTCACGCAGAGCCAGGCCATGGCGGCCTACTTCGAGGATGCGGCCAAGGGCTGCAGCCAACCCAAGTTGGCGAGCAACTGGGTCATGGGCGAGATCTCGCGGCGCCTGAACGCCGAGGAGATCGGCATGGAGGCCGTCAAGGTCACAAGCGCGCAGCTCGCGGCGCTGATCGGCCGCATCCAGGACGGCACCATCTCCAACAACGCCGCACGCCAGGTGTTCGAGGCGCTGTGGACCGGCGAGGGCCAGGACGTGGACGCGATCATCACGGCCAAGGGCCTCAAGCAGATGAACGACACGGGCGCGCTCGAGAAGATCATCGACGAGGTGATTGCCGCCAACCCGGCCAATGTCGAGCAGTACAAGGCCGGCAAGGACAAGGCCTTCAACGCCCTGGTCGGCCAGGTCATGAAGGCCTCCAAGGGCAAGGCCAACCCCCAGCAGGTCAACGAGCTTTTGAAGGCAAAACTGGCCTAA